The following proteins come from a genomic window of Sorghum bicolor cultivar BTx623 chromosome 3, Sorghum_bicolor_NCBIv3, whole genome shotgun sequence:
- the LOC8062327 gene encoding uncharacterized protein LOC8062327: protein MVQRKPARKKPKDPDAVPARGGGPGPGSRGGAGGSGMAPAPLPNYMRATSCSGAKAGASGAPAAPQSGRAKVVLTAAAAAVPRAGRATCSSAMKGPGADGLAHACPYAYCSFKGHAHAPPLGTFVAERRRLIKTQQSMKLKGASPFRRPGGGGGYFVEIRAGSAAPTVTSDVSCSDLSSEEVGAVVGQAEYVVFGRLGCGGDAEDAPEGLEAASVDGSCASSDVISVASVELSWMTKHLGRKAEEETSTEVDHETEDFGGCKSDISEDLGAKHGGNLPEGGVGDASKESSVDSISSSLSGISFEDVSSARAYAASSQKKNRSSIARRRRTSQEGVKQMRPFKPKPPNFLPAETGPEAEKVDLKHQEVDDRRAAEEWMVDYAIRKEVKKLARAQKRKVEMLVQAFESVLPTVANEKKQPEQQDNGDKSSFTLTWPSQACS from the exons ATGGTGCAAAGGAAGCCGGCGCGTAAGAAGCCCAAGGACCCCGACGCCGTGCCGGCTAGGGGCGGTGGCCCTGGCCCGGGAAGCAGGGGTGGTGCTGGCGGTAGCGGCATGGCCCCAGCGCCGCTCCCCAACTACATGAGGGCGACGAGCTGCTCCGGCGCCAAGGCTGGCGCCTCCGGGGCCCCCGCCGCGCCACAGTCGGGGAGAGCGAAGGTGGTGCtgacggctgcggcggcggccgtgCCGCGCGCGGGCAGGGCGACGTGCTCCTCTGCCATGAAGGGGCCCGGGGCTGACGGGCTGGCGCACGCGTGCCCGTACGCGTACTGCTCCTTCAAGGGCCATGCCCACGCGCCGCCTCTGGGCACCTTCGTGGCGGAGCGGAGGCGGCTCATCAAGACGCAGCAGAGCATGAAGCTCAAGGGCGCCTCACCGTTCCGCaggcccggcggcggcggcggctactTCGTCGAGATACGCGCCGGGTCCGCCGCGCCGACGGTGACCTCGGATGTGAGTTGCAGCGATCTCTCCTCGGAGGAGGTGGGCGCGGTGGTGGGGCAGGCGGAGTACGTCGTGTTCGGTCGCCTGGGCTGCGGTGGCGACGCGGAGGACGCGCCGGAGGGTTTGGAAGCTGCTTCCGTGGACGGTTCTTGCGCGTCCAGTGACGTGATCTCGGTTGCTTCGGTTGAGCTGTCTTGGATGACCAAGCATCTTGGCCgtaaggcggaggaggagacctcGACGGAGGTGGATCATGAAACCGAGGACTTCGGTGGCTGCAAGTCTGACATCTCCGAGGATCTGGGTGCTAAACATGGAGGAAACCTCCCTGAAG GTGGCGTCGGCGATGCTTCAAAGGAATCGTCAGTCGATAGCATTTCCAGCTCGCTCAGTGGGATAAGCTTTGAAGATGTTAGCTCTGCTCGTGCCTATGCAGCATCCTCTCAGAAAAAGAACAGGTCGAGCATTGCCAGGAGGAGGAGAACATCCCAAGAGGGTGTCAAGCAAATGCGTCCTTTCAAACCCAAGCCTCCGAACTTCCTTCCGGCAGAAACCGGTCCAGAGGCAGAGAAGGTTGATCTCAAACATCAGGAGGTTGATGATCGGAGGGCCGCTGAGGAGTGGATGGTTGATTACGCTATTCGGAAGGAAGTGAAGAAGTTGGCTCGTGCTCAGAAGAGAAAAGTTGAGATGCTTGTTCAGGCCTTTGAATCTGTTCTTCCCACGGTTGCAAATGAGAAGAAGCAACCCGAGCAACAGGATAATGGTGACAAGAGTTCATTCACTCTTACATGGCCTTCGCAAGCATGTAGCTGA
- the LOC8077356 gene encoding uncharacterized protein LOC8077356, whose translation MASRGDADGVTSSMGELSVEAAPSSIEAEVPQHANGGDVAAAELDDVWEDVSDSPRHANTLDREWIHRQNQFQKMGYRDGITEGQKDSAQEGFNVGFRQSVNVGYKWGLVRGVASALASLPDSLKEKLVPDVQHRGKLQDLHNSVHEISADDALQMFHESLCQSNRPSEGSGSHVTSTSNGATESNRMESLSKDLVLLLHECSDIKVSEELA comes from the exons ATGGCCAGCCGTGGGGATGCGGATGGCGTCACCTCCTCCATGGGGGAGCTGAGCGTAGAAGCAGCGCCTTCATCAATCGAGGCTGAAGTCCCCCAGCATG CTAATGGTGGTGATGTTGCTGCTGCCGAGCTCGATGATGTATGGGAAGATGTTTCAGATTCTCCTCGGCATGCAAATACCTTAGACAGAGAATGGATCCACAGGCAGAACCAGTTTCAGAAG ATGGGCTATCGGGATGGTATAACAGAAGGGCAGAAGGACTCTgctcaggaaggcttcaatGTTGGGTTCAGGCAATCTGTAAACGTTGGCTACAAGTGGGGTCTTGTTCGCGGGGTTGCTAG TGCACTAGCTAGCCTTCCTGACAGCTTGAAAGAAAAACTGGTGCCGGATGTTCAGCATAGAGGGAAATTACAGGATCTGCACAACTCCGTGCACGAAATATCAGCTGATGATGCTCTTCAGATGTTCCATGAGAGTCTTTGCCAAAGTAATCGTCCTTCAGAGGGATCAGGATCACATGTAACGTCAACCTCAAATGGAGCTACAGAATCAAATAGGATGGAAAGCCTATCAAAGGATCTTGTGTTGTTGTTGCACGAATGCTCAGATATTAAGGTAAGTGAAGAGTTGGCATGA
- the LOC8062328 gene encoding proline synthase co-transcribed bacterial homolog protein isoform X1, whose amino-acid sequence MAAPAAEGAAVSAAAALRAVLARAGMAAERSGRAAEAVRVVAVGKTKPVSMLQQLYDAGHRCFGENYVQEFVTKAPQLPEDVRWHFIGHLQSNKVKPLLAAVPNLDMVEGVDNEKIANHLDRAVNSLGREPLKVLVQVNTSGEESKSGIDPSKCVDLAKHVKLACPHLIFSGLMTIGMKDYSSTPENFKALVNCKLEVCKALDIPTEQFELSMGMSGDFEQAIEMGSTNVRIGSTIFGPREYPNKKQN is encoded by the exons ATGGCAGCGCCTGCGGCGGAGGGGGCGGCCGtgtcggccgcggcggcgctgcgagcCGTGCTGGCGCGGGCGGGGATGGCGGCGGAGCGGTCGGGGCGCGCCGCGGAGGCGGTCCGGGTGGTGGCGGTGGGGAAGACCAAGCCCGTTTCGATGCTGCAGCAGCTCTACGACGCGGGCCACCGCTGCTTCGGCGAGAACTACGTGCAGGAGTTCGTCACCAAGGCTCCCCAG CTTCCGGAAGATGTCCGGTGGCACTTTATCGGGCACCTGCAGAGCAACAAAGTGAAACCGCTGTTAG ctgctgttcCAAATCTTGATATGGTTGAGGGTGTAGATAATGAAAAG ATTGCTAACCACCTAGATCGAGCTGTCAACAGTTTGGGAAGAGAGCCTTTGAAAGTTCTGGTTCAAGTGAACACTAGTGGAGAAGAAT CTAAATCCGGAATTGATCCCTCCAAATGTGTCGACCTTGCTAAGCATGTGAAACTAGCATGCCCACACCTAATATTTTCAGGTCTGATGACAATAGGAATGAAAGACTACTCTTCAACACCAGAAAATTTTAAG GCATTGGTAAATTGTAAGCTTGAAGTTTGCAAGGCCCTTGACATACCAACAGAACAGTTTGAACTCTCCATGGGAATGTCTGGTGACTTTGAGCAAGCG ATAGAGATGGGCAGCACGAATGTGAGGATTGGATCAACCATCTTTGGACCAAGGGAGTATCCAAACAAAAAGCAGAATTAG
- the LOC8062328 gene encoding proline synthase co-transcribed bacterial homolog protein isoform X2: MAAPAAEGAAVSAAAALRAVLARAGMAAERSGRAAEAVRVVAVGKTKPVSMLQQLYDAGHRCFGENYVQEFVTKAPQLPEDVRWHFIGHLQSNKVKPLLAAVPNLDMVEGVDNEKIANHLDRAVNSLGREPLKVLVQVNTSGEECLMTIGMKDYSSTPENFKALVNCKLEVCKALDIPTEQFELSMGMSGDFEQAIEMGSTNVRIGSTIFGPREYPNKKQN; encoded by the exons ATGGCAGCGCCTGCGGCGGAGGGGGCGGCCGtgtcggccgcggcggcgctgcgagcCGTGCTGGCGCGGGCGGGGATGGCGGCGGAGCGGTCGGGGCGCGCCGCGGAGGCGGTCCGGGTGGTGGCGGTGGGGAAGACCAAGCCCGTTTCGATGCTGCAGCAGCTCTACGACGCGGGCCACCGCTGCTTCGGCGAGAACTACGTGCAGGAGTTCGTCACCAAGGCTCCCCAG CTTCCGGAAGATGTCCGGTGGCACTTTATCGGGCACCTGCAGAGCAACAAAGTGAAACCGCTGTTAG ctgctgttcCAAATCTTGATATGGTTGAGGGTGTAGATAATGAAAAG ATTGCTAACCACCTAGATCGAGCTGTCAACAGTTTGGGAAGAGAGCCTTTGAAAGTTCTGGTTCAAGTGAACACTAGTGGAGAAGAAT GTCTGATGACAATAGGAATGAAAGACTACTCTTCAACACCAGAAAATTTTAAG GCATTGGTAAATTGTAAGCTTGAAGTTTGCAAGGCCCTTGACATACCAACAGAACAGTTTGAACTCTCCATGGGAATGTCTGGTGACTTTGAGCAAGCG ATAGAGATGGGCAGCACGAATGTGAGGATTGGATCAACCATCTTTGGACCAAGGGAGTATCCAAACAAAAAGCAGAATTAG
- the LOC8062329 gene encoding CSC1-like protein At3g54510 isoform X1, with protein MDAEGLLASAAINLGLALVALSLFSLLKKQPGNAPVYRPRRMATGDLGAGGGLLPLGHGRLTPSFRWICAAFRLSEEDVLRRHGLDALVVVRLFKFGIKCFSVCSIVGLLILAPTNYTSEGRADIRRSNSMELFTVTNVTRGSNRLWVHFSCLCFISFYVIYLLHKEYREITMRRIEHLKHHYKRHDQYTILVRGIPTCPDHGTYGCYVDHFFSKHYQTYQSYQIVHDIGNIEALQKLASSIQKRIQRKRETRKCNLLGRIWSKFTSEATNIHNHEKKLKNLQETIRLLQCENLLKQKEVPVAFVSFKSRLDAAQAAEMQQLVNPLSLVTTYAPEPADIIWKNLSIPFWRMGMYKIGVFVAAFLLTVFFTIPVTAVQGIVQFEKIKRWFPPARAVQLIPGLNSVVTGYLPSMILNGFIYLVPFAMLGMASFEGCIANSQKEIKACNMIFYFLLGNVFFLSILSGSLLDQIGESFEHPKNIPNRLASAVSAQSDFFMTYILTNGMSGFSLEVLQLGLLIWQFLKAHSLGHSEEPYLYGFPYFRVVPIVSLAILIGVVYAVVAPLLLPILLIYFLLGYAVYINQMEDVYEITYDTCGQYWPNIHHYIFLSVTLMQITMIGLFGLKSKPGASFATIPLLVLNILFNEYCKVRFLPNFSHRPVQVAKQSDELDEADGMTEGDVNDAICAYWPPWMRPTSLESSSVQPLNI; from the exons ATGGACGCGGAGGGGTTGCTGGCGTCGGCTGCGATCAACCTGGGGCTGGCGCTGGTGGCGCTTTCGCTCTTCTCCCTGCTCAAGAAGCAGCCGGGGAACGCGCCCGTTTACCGTCCCCGCCGGATGGCGACCGGCGATCTTGGTGCTGGTGGTGGCTTGCTGCCGCTCGGCCACGGGCGACTAACGCCGTCGTTTCGGTGGATCTGCGCGGCCTTCCGGCTCTCCGAAGAAGACGTGCTGCGGCGCCATGGCCTCGACGCGCTCGTCGTCGTCCGCCTCTTCAAGTTTGG GATCAAGTGTTTCAGTGTTTGCTCGATTGTTGGATTACTGATCCTTGCTCCAACAAATTATACTAGTGAAGGTCGAGCTGACATCAGAAGATCGAATTCCATGGAACTATTCACGGTTACCAATGTGACACGGGGATCTAACAG GCTTTGGGTGCATTTTTCATGCCTTTGTTTTATATCCTTTTATGTGATATATTTGCTTCATAAG GAATACAGAGAAATTACTATGAGAAGAATTGAGCACTTGAAGCATCACTACAAAAGACATGATCAATACACCATTTTGGTTCGAGGAATTCCAACATGTCCAGATCATGGAACTTATGGGTgctatgttgatcacttcttctCAAAGCATTATCAGACATACCAATCATACCAAATTGTACACGACATAGGAAACATTGAGGCATTGCAG AAGTTGGCATCCTCCATTCAGAAACGGATACAGAGGAAAAGAGAGACCAGAAAATGTAATCTTTTGGGACGGATTTGGAGCAAGTTTACATCAGAAGCAACAAATATTCACAACCATGAAAAAAAACTGAAAAATCTGCAAGAGACTATCCGCCTCCTACAGTGTGAAAATTTGCTTAAACAAAAG GAGGTACCTGTAGCTTTTGTCTCATTCAAATCCCGGTTGGATGCTGCCCAAGCTGCGGAGATGCAACAGCTTGTCAATCCACTGTCATTGGTTACAACTTATGCCCCTGAACCAGCTGATATAATATGGAAAAATTTGTCCATTCCATTTTGGCGCATGGGTATGTACAAAATTGGAGTCTTCGTTGCTGCGTTCCTGCTAACAGTGTTCTTCACCATCCCTGTAACAGCCGTGCAGGGGATAGTGCAATTTGAGAAGATTAAAAGGTGGTTCCCACCAGCGAGAGCTGTGCAACTTAT ACCCGGTTTGAATTCAGTTGTGACTGGGTATCTTCCGAGCATGATCTTAAATGGCTTTATTTACTTGGTTCCTTTTGCGATGCTTGGTATGGCTTCATTTGAAGGCTGCATTGCCAACAGCCAAAAAGAAATTAAGGCCTGCAATATGATCTTCTACTTCTTGCTTGGAAATGTTTTCTTCCTCAGTATTCTTTCAGGTTCTCTACTTGATCAGATAGGAGAATCCTTCGAGCACCCAAAGAACATCCCTAACCGTCTTGCAAGTGCTGTTTCTGCACAG TCAGATTTCTTCATGACATACATTTTGACCAACGGCATGTCAGGGTTTTCTTTGGAGGTTCTTCagcttggtttgttaatatggCAATTTTTAAAGGCACATTCACTTGGACACAGTGAGGAACCATATCTTTATGGCTTCCCTTACTTCCGAGTCGTGCCCATTGTTTCCCTTGCAATATTGATTGGAGTGGTCTACGCTGTAGTTGCACCCCTTCTACTCCCGATCCTTTTGATATATTTTCTGCTCGGTTATGCAGTGTACATCAACCAG ATGGAAGATGTTTATGAGATCACATACGATACATGCGGACAATACTGGCCCAACATTCACCACTACATATTTCTATCAGTAACACTCATGCAAATCACAATGATAGGACTGTTTGGGCTCAAGTCAAAGCCAGGAGCTTCCTTCGCGACAATTCCGTTGCTCGTGTTGAACATTCTTTTCAATGAGTACTGCAAGGTCCGATTTCTTCCAAATTTCAGCCATCGACCAGTTCAG GTTGCCAAACAGAGTGATGAGCTTGATGAGGCTGATGGTATGACTGAAGGCGATGTGAACGATGCAATTTGCGCTTATTGGCCACCATGGATGCGTCCGACAAGCCTGGAATCTAGTTCTGTGCAGCCTTTGAATATTTGA
- the LOC8062329 gene encoding CSC1-like protein At3g54510 isoform X2, producing MDAEGLLASAAINLGLALVALSLFSLLKKQPGNAPVYRPRRMATGDLGAGGGLLPLGHGRLTPSFRWICAAFRLSEEDVLRRHGLDALVVVRLFKFGIKCFSVCSIVGLLILAPTNYTSEGRADIRRSNSMELFTVTNVTRGSNRLWVHFSCLCFISFYVIYLLHKEYREITMRRIEHLKHHYKRHDQYTILVRGIPTCPDHGTYGCYVDHFFSKHYQTYQSYQIVHDIGNIEALQKLASSIQKRIQRKRETRKCNLLGRIWSKFTSEATNIHNHEKKLKNLQETIRLLQCENLLKQKEVPVAFVSFKSRLDAAQAAEMQQLVNPLSLVTTYAPEPADIIWKNLSIPFWRMAVQGIVQFEKIKRWFPPARAVQLIPGLNSVVTGYLPSMILNGFIYLVPFAMLGMASFEGCIANSQKEIKACNMIFYFLLGNVFFLSILSGSLLDQIGESFEHPKNIPNRLASAVSAQSDFFMTYILTNGMSGFSLEVLQLGLLIWQFLKAHSLGHSEEPYLYGFPYFRVVPIVSLAILIGVVYAVVAPLLLPILLIYFLLGYAVYINQMEDVYEITYDTCGQYWPNIHHYIFLSVTLMQITMIGLFGLKSKPGASFATIPLLVLNILFNEYCKVRFLPNFSHRPVQVAKQSDELDEADGMTEGDVNDAICAYWPPWMRPTSLESSSVQPLNI from the exons ATGGACGCGGAGGGGTTGCTGGCGTCGGCTGCGATCAACCTGGGGCTGGCGCTGGTGGCGCTTTCGCTCTTCTCCCTGCTCAAGAAGCAGCCGGGGAACGCGCCCGTTTACCGTCCCCGCCGGATGGCGACCGGCGATCTTGGTGCTGGTGGTGGCTTGCTGCCGCTCGGCCACGGGCGACTAACGCCGTCGTTTCGGTGGATCTGCGCGGCCTTCCGGCTCTCCGAAGAAGACGTGCTGCGGCGCCATGGCCTCGACGCGCTCGTCGTCGTCCGCCTCTTCAAGTTTGG GATCAAGTGTTTCAGTGTTTGCTCGATTGTTGGATTACTGATCCTTGCTCCAACAAATTATACTAGTGAAGGTCGAGCTGACATCAGAAGATCGAATTCCATGGAACTATTCACGGTTACCAATGTGACACGGGGATCTAACAG GCTTTGGGTGCATTTTTCATGCCTTTGTTTTATATCCTTTTATGTGATATATTTGCTTCATAAG GAATACAGAGAAATTACTATGAGAAGAATTGAGCACTTGAAGCATCACTACAAAAGACATGATCAATACACCATTTTGGTTCGAGGAATTCCAACATGTCCAGATCATGGAACTTATGGGTgctatgttgatcacttcttctCAAAGCATTATCAGACATACCAATCATACCAAATTGTACACGACATAGGAAACATTGAGGCATTGCAG AAGTTGGCATCCTCCATTCAGAAACGGATACAGAGGAAAAGAGAGACCAGAAAATGTAATCTTTTGGGACGGATTTGGAGCAAGTTTACATCAGAAGCAACAAATATTCACAACCATGAAAAAAAACTGAAAAATCTGCAAGAGACTATCCGCCTCCTACAGTGTGAAAATTTGCTTAAACAAAAG GAGGTACCTGTAGCTTTTGTCTCATTCAAATCCCGGTTGGATGCTGCCCAAGCTGCGGAGATGCAACAGCTTGTCAATCCACTGTCATTGGTTACAACTTATGCCCCTGAACCAGCTGATATAATATGGAAAAATTTGTCCATTCCATTTTGGCGCATGG CCGTGCAGGGGATAGTGCAATTTGAGAAGATTAAAAGGTGGTTCCCACCAGCGAGAGCTGTGCAACTTAT ACCCGGTTTGAATTCAGTTGTGACTGGGTATCTTCCGAGCATGATCTTAAATGGCTTTATTTACTTGGTTCCTTTTGCGATGCTTGGTATGGCTTCATTTGAAGGCTGCATTGCCAACAGCCAAAAAGAAATTAAGGCCTGCAATATGATCTTCTACTTCTTGCTTGGAAATGTTTTCTTCCTCAGTATTCTTTCAGGTTCTCTACTTGATCAGATAGGAGAATCCTTCGAGCACCCAAAGAACATCCCTAACCGTCTTGCAAGTGCTGTTTCTGCACAG TCAGATTTCTTCATGACATACATTTTGACCAACGGCATGTCAGGGTTTTCTTTGGAGGTTCTTCagcttggtttgttaatatggCAATTTTTAAAGGCACATTCACTTGGACACAGTGAGGAACCATATCTTTATGGCTTCCCTTACTTCCGAGTCGTGCCCATTGTTTCCCTTGCAATATTGATTGGAGTGGTCTACGCTGTAGTTGCACCCCTTCTACTCCCGATCCTTTTGATATATTTTCTGCTCGGTTATGCAGTGTACATCAACCAG ATGGAAGATGTTTATGAGATCACATACGATACATGCGGACAATACTGGCCCAACATTCACCACTACATATTTCTATCAGTAACACTCATGCAAATCACAATGATAGGACTGTTTGGGCTCAAGTCAAAGCCAGGAGCTTCCTTCGCGACAATTCCGTTGCTCGTGTTGAACATTCTTTTCAATGAGTACTGCAAGGTCCGATTTCTTCCAAATTTCAGCCATCGACCAGTTCAG GTTGCCAAACAGAGTGATGAGCTTGATGAGGCTGATGGTATGACTGAAGGCGATGTGAACGATGCAATTTGCGCTTATTGGCCACCATGGATGCGTCCGACAAGCCTGGAATCTAGTTCTGTGCAGCCTTTGAATATTTGA
- the LOC8077357 gene encoding flowering time control protein FY: MMQQQQQQLPPPPQHPPPQAGGGGGDFYRGPPMRQLSAASSTNLPPDYAAHPGPPPQQQHQPPYDAYGDSFGAKRMRKPVQRRTVDYTSSIVRHVQARMWQRDARDRFTLQPTPAAVLDMLPSVAYPDNPSTSFAAKFVHSSINKNRCSINRVLWTTTGRRLITGSQSGEFTLWNGQSFNFEMILQAHDLPVRSMVWSHNENWMVTGDDGGAIKYWQSNMNNVKVNKTAHGESVRGLSFSRTDLKFCSCSDDRTVKVWDFARCQEEKSLTGHGWDVKTVDWHPTKSLLVSGGKDYLVKLWDAKSGRELSSFHGHKNIVHCVKWNQNGNWVLTASKDQIIKLYDIRSMKELQSFRGHTKDVTALAWHPFHEEYFVSGSFDGAIFHWLVGHEAPQVEISNAHDSSVWDLSWHPVGYLLCSGGNDHATKFWCRNRPGDLTRDRYNSGQMQGYGDQQPFGARGMGGFQMPEPPITPGPFAPGLSRTEGTIPGIGVAMTLAGQSLDGSDGEQRPSIPGLPPGQPPLPPGPHPSLLGQQQQYQQMPQQQHPQFSRPPPTNMPQLQPPAHMLSHSQGSRPTLPQLPPMGGPSVPSQVNPPLPPMPHPTAMQGSQSQMMPQMPQHMMGLNQMHPGSVPPGTVPPMGGFPSGMGNIQGASGSSGIQNFPMGGMYNRPQGQMAPQGQMTSIPGLSSYQGMGNVGLTPPPPPPQHPPPRGGSAHQ; encoded by the exons atgatgcagcagcagcaacaacagctGCCACCTCCGCCGCAGCACCCGCCGCCCCaggctggcggcggcggtggggaCTTCTACCGCGGCCCGCCGATGCGGCAGCTGTCCGCGGCGTCTTCCACCAATCTCCCGCCTGACTACGCCGCACACCCGGGCCCCCCGCCACAGCAGCAGCATCAGCCTCCTTACGACG CTTATGGTGACAGTTTTGGTGCTAAAAGGATGCGGAAGCCTGTCCAGCGACGAACAGTGGACTACACAAGCAGTATTGTCCGTCATGTTCAG GCTCGCATGTGGCAGCGGGACGCTAGGGATAGATTCACATTGCAGCCAACTCCAGCTGCTGTCCTGGAT ATGTTACCGTCTGTTGCATATCCAGACAATCCCTCCACAAGTTTTGCTGCCAAATTTGTACATTCATCAATCAATAAGAACCGGTGCTCTATTAATCGTGTTTTG TGGACCACTACAGGCCGTCGACTTATCACTGGATCACAAAGTGGTGAATTTACGCTATGGAATGGGCAATCTTTTAACTTTGAAATGATCCTTCAG GCTCATGATCTACCTGTGAGATCAATGGTTTGGAGTCACAATGAAAACTGGATGGTGACAGGCGATGATGGTGGTGCAATCAA GTATTGGCAAAGTAACATGAACAATGTCAAAGTGAATAAAACAGCTCATGGAGAATCGGTTCGTGGTTTAAG TTTCTCCAGAACCGACTTGAAGTTCTGCTCCTGCTCCGATGACAGAACCGTGAAGGTTTGGGACTTCGCAAGATGCCAAGAGGAAAAATCATTAACTG GCCACGGTTGGGATGTTAAAACTGTTGATTGGCATCCTACAAAGTCTTTACTGGTTTCAG GTGGCAAAGACTATCTTGTGAAACTTTGGGATGCAAAAAGTGGCAGAGAGCTGAGCTCATT CCATGGTCATAAAAATATTGTGCATTGTGTGAAGTGGAATCAGAATGGGAACTGGGTACTGACTGCCTCAAAGGATCAGATTATTAAG CTGTATGATATTAGATCCATGAAAGAGCTGCAATCCTTCCGTGGGCACACTAAGGACGTCACTG CATTGGCGTGGCATCCATTTCATGAAGAGTATTTTGTTAGTGGGAGCTTTGATGGAGCTATATTTCATTGGTTGGTCGG CCATGAAGCTCCACAGGTTGAAATAAGTAACGCACATGACAGTAGTGTCTGGGATCTTTCGTGGCATCCTGTTGGCTATCTACTTTGCAG TGGGGGCAATGATCATGCTACAAAGTTCTGGTGTAGAAACAGGCCGGGTGATCTTACCCGCGATAGATACAACAGTGGCCAGATGCAAG GTTATGGTGACCAACAACCTTTTGGTGCTCGTGGAATGGGTGGATTCCAGATGCCTGAACCTCCAATAACGCCTGGACCATTTGCTCCTGGATTGTCACGCACTGAAGGTACAATCCCTGGCATTGGGGTTGCAATGACCTTGGCAGGCCAGTCTCTTGATGGATCTGATGGAGAGCAGAGGCCATCTATTCCGGGTCTTCCACCTGGGCAACCCCCACTGCCACCAGGTCCTCATCCATCACTTCTTGGGCAGCAGCAACAGTATcaacagatgcctcagcagcaaCATCCCCAGTTTTCTCGGCCACCACCTACAAACATGCCCCAACTGCAGCCACCAGCTCACATGCTTTCACATTCACAAGGATCTCGGCCTACTCTTCCCCAGCTTCCACCAATGGGTGGACCATCAGTGCCATCACAAGTGAACCCACCGCTTCCGCCTATGCCTCACCCAACG GCAATGCAAGGTTCACAGAGTCAGATGATGCCCCAAATGCCACAGCACATGATGGGCCTAAATCAGATGCATCCTGGTTCTGTGCCTCCTGGTACTGTACCCCCAATGGGTGGGTTCCCAAGTGGGATGGGAAACATCCAAGGAGCATCAGGTTCGTCTGGCATACAAAATTTTCCTATGGGTGGCATGTATAATCGACCTCAGGGACAAATGGCTCCACAAGGACAAATGACATCCATTCCCGGTCTAAGCTCTTACCAG GGAATGGGCAATGTTGGCCTCACACCGCCCCCGCCGCCACCACAGCATCCGCCGCCTCGAGGAGGCTCGGCACACCAGTGA